In Erythrolamprus reginae isolate rEryReg1 chromosome 9, rEryReg1.hap1, whole genome shotgun sequence, the genomic window gtcactgccgcctcctgcttaaaatacagtaatgcacacagtattaatcatacatcagtaaaacatacacactggcatactggggtatcatctgctgttttgtggtgaatacaatactcttcaggttgttaataaatgttaattttatggttaaaacaaaaaatttgacaatttttttccaatataagacataccccgaaagtaagacataatggggcttttggggataaaaagaaagtaagacactgtcttactttcggggaaacacggtagaagtctgacggcagaaaaagacctcatggtccatctagtctgcccttatactattttctgtattttatcttaggatggatatatgtttatcccaggcatgtttaaattcagttcctgtggatttatctaccacgtctgctggaagtttgttccaaggatctactactctttcagtaaaataatattttctcatgttgcttttgatctttcccccaactaacttcagattgtgtccccttgttcttgtgttcactttcctattaaaaacacttccctcctgaaccttatttaaccctttaatatatttaaatgtttcgatcatgtccccccttttccttctgtcctccagactatacagattgagtccattaagtctttcctgatacattttatgcttaagaccttccaccattcttgtagcccgtctttggacccgttcaattttgtcaatatctttttgtaggtgaggtctccagaactgaacacagtattccaaatgtggtctcaccagcattctatatagcgggatcataatctccctcttcctgcttgttatacctctagctatgcagccaagcatcctacttgctttccctaccgcctgactgcactgttcacccattttgagactgtcagaaatcattacccctaaatccttttcttttgaagtatttgctaacacagaactgccaatacaatactcagactgaggattccttttccccaagtgcattattttacatttggaaacattaaactgcagtttccattgctttgaccatttatctagtaaagctaaatctagTAAAgctacatccagcagacgtggtagataaatccacagtaactgaatttaaacatgcctgggataaacatatatccatcctaagataaaatacagaaaatagtataagggcagactagatggaccatgaggtctttttctgccgtcagacttctatgtttctatgtttctaaatcatttaccatattacagacccctccaggaatatcaaccctattgcacactttagagtcatcggcaaataggcaaacattTCATCAATTTCTTATTAGTTAATAGATATTAGCATGAgatgtaacatttattattaaaacCTAAGAAAATTCTTGATAATACTAAGGATATTGTTTATCTACTGTTTACTTACAATGTTTAAGAAATACAACACTGTTATCAAGAATTACATGTATTATAATCTACAACTTACAATGTATAATCGTATTACTCACCTGAACCCTTGATTTCGTATTTCCCTTCCCtatcccccccccaccccttttttctgTATATTCCTTCCTACCCCCCACtaccctttccctttttccttttttcctatatttacaaataaagtattttttttaaaaacctttttttttttaaactcttgaCAGATGAAAAAGATGTCCGGGCAAAGCCATTTAGATCAGTCTGAGAAAGAGAATATTCATTTGAATTTAGAATCAGAAGTGTTGAATGACTCTGCAACAGATCCATGCAGCGTTTCACCAAATTCTACTGCTTTTGGTCAACGGCTAGAATCTAAAGAGACCCCAGAGGTTAAGCCAATGGATAACCAAGGTGCAGCAGATGGAAACCCTTTTGAAGGAACGGAACAATTTATCCCTCCTCCTCCTAATCCCACGGAAACTTCCAATAGTCCGTTAGAAAAGAGAACTGGCTCAGAAGGTCCGTTTTCCAGCCTTCCAAACACGCCTCCTTCAAACGAGATTGTCAAGAAAGATTCCACTGACTCTGGGTTAGGTGCTGGAGAAGGTCCCGACCCATACGTCATGAGCCTTCAGAACCTCTTAAAAAAATCCAGGGAATACATTCAGAGAGAGCAAACACGACGCAGCCTGCGAAGCAGTTCCAAGAGGAACGGTAGCGGAAGCCACCCGGATAAAGAAAACAGCGCGGTGAAAATGAACGAgttggggaaagagagagggaagctgaCAGGCAGGAATACTCCAGTTCCAAGCCCGGAAAAGTCCGTCCTTATCAAGCCCAGTCCTCCCCAACCTTCCTCTACCTCTAAAAATCACGCCAGCGGAGTGACCTCGCCCAGTTTTTCTAAAGTCGATATCCCAATGAGGTCTGGAACGCCTCCCATTTTGGACTCCGATTCGGATGAAGAATTCAAACATGTCTCCCTTTTTGCGAAGGACAGCATTCTCCGGAGCTTCACGGGGTCCTACTCGAAACTTCCCAGTCCGGAGTCGAGCCTGAGCCCTACGATGCACCGGAGACGCCCCAGACCTTCCTCTGTAGGGCACATCGTCATCACCAACCCCGTGAACGCCTACGAGTTGAGTCCCAAAGCGAAGGGGAGAGCTGCGGACTTTATCCTTCAGGAGGCTGGAGGGAGGCCGGCGGGCTCCGATCCTGTGCCGAACCTCTCCGCGGATCTCCTCCCTCAGTGTCCCCGCGAAGCTCAGGCGTTTGACAAGAGCTCCTCCGACACCTTCAACGAACTCGTCGTGGGCAAACATCACAAAGCTTGTTTGCTCCCGTCCGGTCAGCAAGAAGGCGGAAGTTTCCTGGCCCTTCCCACTGTAGAAGGAGAGTCGACGTTAGAAAAAGTAGCGTCGTCCAGCAGTTTCCTTGCAAACCTCAGCCCCCGGTGGGAGGCGAGCAGTGCCTTGTTGACCCAGATCCCAGCCGAGACCGAGAGCCCGCCAGACAAAGTCAGAGGCAGCGTGGTTGTGGAACTCAACAAATCCTACGACGTACAACACCCGTCGCCTTTGCTGATGCAGGCGAAGATGCAGAGCAAGCCCCCTCTGGATAACCCGGACGCGACCTTTAGAGACGAGCAGGTTTTGGAAAGTGGGTTGGAAAAGGTGAAGCGTAGACTGGAGCTGGAGGGGGATGCGGTGCAGAAGGAGAACACGCTGTGGGTTTTGTCTGCGGAAGCCAACGCGCCGGAGAAGCGACAGCCGCACGATCAGAAATATCCGGGAAGAGCTGGGCTCAAGGCCAAAAACGAAACCCCGGCACAATGCCCCAGAGGTAAGGAAACAGACGCAGGTAGTCTTGGGCTTAACAGtaatttgtttagcaactgtgccAAGTTGCAGTGGGCGCTGAAAAAAATTGTCTTGCGGTATGCGTACTTGCACTATCACAGTATTCCTGtagtcacatggtcaaaatttgggtgcttggcaacctgcATAGATAGTAGCCATCACCTGATGTTATGAAAAGTGAGTAATCGGTTCTCTAAATAATCGAGCTagttttcatgtctaaggcgggactagaactctccatcgcctggtgattgacccaaagtcacccagtcggttttcatggctaaggcaggactagaactcaccatctcctgatgATTAACCCAACTCACCATCTCCagacccaaagtcacctagctggctttcatgattAAGGCGGGACTataattcaccatctcctggtgattgacccaactCACCATTTCCagacccaaagtcacctagctggctttcatgattaaggcgggactagaattcaccatctcctggtgattgacccaactCACCATCTCCagacccaaagtcacctagctggctttcatgattaaagcgggactagaattcaccatctcctggtgattgacccaaagtcacttagctggctttcatgattaaagcgggactagaattcaccatctcctggtgattgacccaactCACCATCTCCagacccaaagtcacctagctggctttcatgattaaggcgggactagaattcaccatctcctggtgattgacccaaagtcacctagctggctttcatgattaaagtgggactagaactcaccatctcctgatgattgacccaaagtcacctagctggctttcatgattaaagcgggactagaattcaccatctcctggtgattgacccaaagtcacctagctggctttcatgattaaggcgggactagaattcaccatctcctggtgattgacccaaagtcacctagctggctttcatgattaaagcgggactagaattcaccatctcctggtgattgacccaaagtcacctagctggctttcatgattaaggcgggactagaattcaccatctcctggtgattgacccaaagtcacctaggtggctttcatgactaaggcgggactagaattcaccatctcctggtgatttgctcaaagtcacccagtcagttttcatgtctaaggcgggactagaactcaccatctcttgGTGATTAATCCAAAGTCACCTaggtcatgaccaatactttaaattgcatttggagGCCAATCAGTAGCCAATAAAgcttgtggagtgatggtgagatatacCTTAGGTggtactagaactcaccatctcctggtgattggctcaaagtcacctagtcatttttcatgtctaaggcgggactagaactcaccatctcctggtgattgatccaaagtcacctagctggctttcatgactaaggcgggactagaattcaccatctcctggtgattggctcaaagtcacctagtcatttttcatgtctaaggcgggattagaactcaccatctcctggtgattggctcagagTCACctggctggctttcatgcctaaggtgagactagaactcacgctctggtgccttaaccactggacCAAACCGTCTCTCTCTGTACGCGCTGTGTAAGACCCTAGGATTTCAGAGGAACGGATTATATCTCGTGTGGCTGCTTTTCAGACGAGGAAGCATTAAGGCAGAAGATGTGGGCCCTGGCAGAGCTGAGACAGAAGTTGGAAGAACAACATGCCCAGCAGTTGTCGTTGTTGATAGCAGAGCAGGAACGGGAACAGGAGAGGCTCCAGAAGGTGAGAAGActcaaaaaaacccaataattaataataatctatataaataaaaatgtaaatgtccgTTGGTTCAAAGTCTTAAATCTCCAAAAGttcttcactgattgctttgGAATTTTGACACAACGTTGCATTCGAATATGCACGACTTTTTATCtaactatattatatagatgtcacacctgtgacaggtaaaaacatacAGGTGCTTAAAACAGGACCTTCTTTACTGATTGCTTTCAAATTTTGACACAACGTTGCATTCGAGTATGCGTGCACAGTTTAGATCTACCCCTGATTGCTTCTCACATGGACAATTATATGTTGCATGTTCTAGAGTCGGCAAACCAGACCGAGCCACAGCAAATGCGTGGCCGGGTACggctaattaataataaaaataaacattaaaataaaattgttctgtagggctctctggtagactcctcccaaaaattcacaggtacaaatttcagacacacacacgtttgaaaattcaaaacaatgttctttataatgaaaattcacttaacctaagccctcttttggtatagcaaagagcactcgtctccaaacaaactggtaatttgtacaagtcccttatcagttctgtgatacttcgcttgcagctgtgaggcaattcacagtccttcttctttcacaaagtgaaacacactttgctctggtttagtttcagagcgggggaaaatcagcacacaaaaagtcaaagtcagtaaagcagtcacgaaacacaacgatcagataatcctccacaatggccaaacccacaggctgctctttatagcagcctcactaatgaccacagccccacccaaccacaggtggcctcgttttctttgataataatctctcagttgttgctgcctatgcatcgctctccgcatgcgtggctgtatcattaactcttgttctgaatccaaggaggagctagataattgatctccttctgagctgtctgctccactctcctcctccctgtcactcatgtcttcttggtcagaggagccttcatcagcagattccaccgggggggcaaaacaggcctgcagcatgtggatgtctcccccacatccacagtccttggggcaggagctgggccagagctaagcacaacaaaaataaaataaatccctggACCTTTCCCACTTTGCCAGAAATCTGGATGCGCAGGGATTCTGATAAGGAAGaaagggttgaaaaggcagggtAGGAATCTCATAATGAATCTTCCCCATCCAGATTGCTCTCTGGGATCTGTCGCAGGGcaaatttcccagaattcccagtggAGCAATATTCGGAGGGGTCACTCCAACCCATCTGACATGCAAAAGTTGGGCCCAAAAGAACACCTAATAAAATATCCCTACCCTTTAGACTTTCAAAAAAAGACAGGATTTAATTAGCAAAAAATATTGTCCTTTGACATTTGTTGGTTGTAACCAcaatctccttttttttcttcaacggCCCAGGAGATCGAAGAGCAGGCGTGgagattaaaagaagaaaaaaacacatcTGAAAGTGGGATTCCTCCCATTGATATTGGCAACGGCGTGGCTCTGGAGTGGAGGAAAATCACTGATACTAACTTGTTGGAATCCGTGCTGAATCGAGTCGAGGCTGCCCATAGCACCAGCTTAGAGAACGAGGGTAAAAGCAGAAACGGTGCatgctgatttgaatgtgtagcCCAGGGTGAATAAACCATAAAGAACACCTCCTTCGTATTTGTTTGACGATTCGTGTGTTTTCCTGACTATCTGGAGTTGAGTATTAAAAGCCACAGAAACATTCCGTTTCCTTCCTGGATGATTCCTGAAGGACATCACTGAatgtccgcagtctgcattggttgccgatcagtttccggtcacaattcaaagtgttggttatgacctataaagcccttcatggcaccggaccagattatctcagggaccgccttctgccgcacgaatcccagcgaccagttagatcccacagagtgggtcttctccgggtcccgtcaactaaacaatgccgcttggcgggacccaggggaagagccttctctgtggtggccccggccctctggaaccaactccccccagagattagaattgcctccaccctccttgccttttgtaagctacttaaaacccacctctgctgtcaggcatgggggaattgagatgctctttccccctaggcctttacaattttatgcatggtatgtctgtatgtatgtttggctttttatattaatgggttttaatcatttttagtattggattatcattgtacactgtcttattgttgctgttagccgccccgaatctccggagaggggcggcatacaaatccaataaataataaataaataaagcttaagGTTATAGGTCCGTGATAGCAAACTATGGCACGCATGTCATTGTCAGCTGCTGTTCTGCACCAAATGCCCAAACCGTAACATGTGTGTGCTGGAGACAAGCAAGGACTTGGCTCAAAGACCAGCAAGACTGAGTGCATGTGCAGGCTGGAAACTAGTGGACCAGGTGGTATGTGCACCAGCTTCTGGTGCTCTGATGCGCACCTGCATGCATATGCACGCACATGCACGTTCCAATTTGGGCACTCGGTTTCAAAAAGGCTCACCGTCGCTGTTATTGGCAGTCCTCTGTTTACAACTCATTTGCTTAACCATGGGGTGCCTTtaatgactgtgccattgacttTAGGATTGCTGCATTTGGTTAAAACCTGCTggtcataaaatcaggcatgaGTATGTAAATGATCTGTTTAACAACGATCATGACCTGCGATTGTAATTGTGAGCTCAAttatgattgtaagtcgaggataacCCGTCTTTCCATGATCCAGACAGCTGGAGAAATTATCACGaaatctaatagaatagaatagaatagaatagaattctttattggccaactgtgattggacacacaaagaatttgtcttttgtgcagatcctcttagtgtacataaaagaaaatatagatttgtcaagaatcatgtggtacagcacttaatgattgtcataggggtcaaataagcaatgaagaaacaatcaacattaataaaaatcttaggttacaagtaacaagttacaatcatgcaggaaaaggataataggaatgatgagaaaaaactagtggaaatagaagtgcagacttagtaaaaagtttgacagtgttgagggaattatttgtttagtagagtgagggcgtttgggaatttttttttagctCACGTGAATGaggaatacaggtagccctcaacttacaacagttcatttagtgacggttcaaagttacagcggcactgaaaaaagagacttatcGTTTTTCAGAGTTGCAACCGTTGCAAGCACCCCCATTGTCACGTGATCACGATAAAGAggattggcaactggttcatgcttacgaccattgcagtgtGCCGGGAgcatttttgcaaccttctgaccaaCGCAGTCCACAGGGAAGCCAGAGTTCACTTAACAGCCAAGTTACTAACTTATTAACCACAGTGATTTATttcactgtggcaagaaatgtcgtaaCCTGCGAAtctagctccctccagagattcgcagtgCCCCCACCATcctaagactcacttatgtcgccaggcatggggcaatgaGATCATGCCCACCCCCCCGACTattaaatgtgatgtgtggttgtgactaagttgattgactgtttttaatatagtgggatcttagcttatagttttaattaattagcttTGTATACAcattcaagttttattggatttatatgccgcccctctccgaaaacccgcggcggctaacaacaatcatgaacaatatacaataaaatccaatactaaaagcaaattaaaaccccttaatatataaaaaccaaacatacatacaaacataccatgcatacagttgtaacagcctagggggagaagaagtcttaattctcccatgcctgacgacagaggtgggttttaagtagcttaggaaaggcaaggagggtgggggcaattctaatctctggggggagttggttccagagggccggggccgccacagagaaggctcttcccctgggtcccgccaagtggcattgtttagttgatgggacccggagaaggcccactctgtgggacctaaccagccgctgggattcgtgcagcagaaggcggtccctgaggtaatctggtccggtgccatgaagggctttataggtcataaccaacactttgaattgtgaccggaaactgatcggcaaccaatgcagactgcggagtgttggtgtgacatgggcatatttagggaagcccatgacagctctcgcagctgcattctgcacgatctgaagtttccgaacactcttcaaaggtagccccatgtagagagcgttacagtagtcgagcctcgaggtgatgagggcatgagtgactgtgagcagtgagtcccagtccagatagggttgcaactgATGCACTGATgtaccctgtgagccgccccgagtcttcggagaagggtggcatagaagttttataaataataataataataataataataataataataataataataataataataatacctggggcaaagctcatttaacaaAATCCTCACttcacaacataaattttggggctcaattgtgatcgtaaattgaggactacctgtagcataTAACTAATACAGGTTTCTTTAGTTTTGATGTTCATTGGCTTAATTATGACCTCCACCGTTAAAACTTTTTAAACACAGGTTTCGTGAACACTGGATCTCCATTCTACCTCTGGGAGCAGCCATCAAACGGAAAACTGGTTTCGGCATCCAGGTCTACTAGCCGGAGTAAAATGAGGTGGTCACAGGTAGGGATTTAAAAACCAGTGTTGGCAGATAAATCCTAGAGGAGTTAACGTTAACGTTTTATTAGCGAAAGTCAATAATTAGTCATGGCAATCTCCAAGAAAGAGGTAAGGTGTAATACTTTGAGACGGAtctccaaccgtggcaattttaagcctggtggacttcaactcccataattcttttGTTGACCTGTTGCGTAAATGTGGGATTTAatatcccttttttaaaaaaattatattttatttaatgctAATATTAGTGTGGGAATTTGGTATCCCGTTTTTAGGAAATGCATATAAAAAGCCGATTCCATCCGATGGACACTTGAGACTCCAGAGGGTATTCACTCTGTTTAGGTTCATTAAATGCAAGCTCATGCGGGAAATtagtttaggtcccacagagtgggtcttctccgggtcccgtcaactaaacaattgacccaggggaagagccttctctgtggcggccccggccctctggaaccaactccccccagagattagaattgcccccaccctccttgcctttcgtaagctacttaaaacccacctctgccgccaggcatgggggaattaagattcctttttccccctaggccttttacaattttatgcatggtatgtctgtctgtatgtttggttttttttatattaaggggtttttaattcgcttttagtattggattattattgtacactgtttatgattgctgttagccgccccgagttttcggagaggggcggcatataaatccaataaataataataataataataataataataataataataataataataatattattattcttGGGGTTTGTCTGATTTTACTTTTTCCCTTGTAGGTGTACAGCCCTGCCATGAAAAGAAGATTCAACAAGATCTCTGCTCTGGCCAAGGGATTTCTAACCAGGAGGCTCTTGCAGACGGAGAAGCTAAGGCATCTGAGACAAACGGTCCACGTAAGGAACCATCTCCCGTAggccagtgagggcgaaccttttttccctcgggtgtcaAAAGCGTGCGTGCGGTAtcatgcacacacccataattcaatgccccaccGTGCTCCCCTCTGCTGACCCCCCCATGCATACGTGCATGACCTCTTgttcccccatttcccaacttcttgtgggcttGGTAGTAccatttttcccccttccctaggctccagaggcttcccggagcctggagagggcaaaaacagcctccctcgCTCCCCAAGACCCTCCAGAGGCCgaaaaggccctcccagagcctccacatgagccaaaaatctgctCACCAGCACGcacatgctattgctaacatgttgtaagccgccctgagtctaagaagaagggcggcataaaaatcgaataaataaataaataaacagccctATCAGGCTATGCCCGTGATCTGCATGTAGACATAATTAAAATGTAGCATGTTTTTTCCTCcacctcttttcctttctttggcaCACTTGGTCCTTTATAAACTTGAATTATCTGCAGAAACCTGGTGCTGCTGTCTGTTCCTTATCTCTGCTGTCCAAATGTTGCCTCtctgacttttattttttttatcttatCCTGTGCTGTTGAaagaagttgtgtgtgtgtgtgtgtctgtctgtctatctctatctatctatctatctatctatctatctatctatctatctatctatctatctatctatctatctatctatatctatctctaatctctctctctctctctctctctctctctattctacATTTGAATTCATTGTgaggagaatttatttatttatttattcattcattcattcattcattcattcattcattcattcattcattcattcattcattcattcaatttttatgccgcccttctccttagactcagggcagcttacaacatgttagcaatagcactttttttaacagagctaggctatattgcccccacaatctgggccctcattttaccaacctcggaaggatggaaggctgagtcaaccttgagccagtgatgagatttgaaccgctgaccttcagatctacaagtcagcttcagtggcctgcagtacagcagtctacctgctgcgccaccccggtgtCTTGTACCACCAACGGTGTCTATGTGCCTTCCTTTTGTAGGATACAATGGAGTTCATCAAAAGCTTTCAATCCGAAGCTCTGTTGAAGAGAGGAAGCCTCCCCACTCAAGATGCCAATCTCCAAGAAAGAGTTGTCGCTCAGGTAAGGTGTATGCTTTGAGATAGGTGTCTCCAAACTTGTCAACCTTAAGCCCGgacgacttcaactcccagaattccccagccggctttTGCTTGTGAATATCATTACAGTAAGATTGTAGCATTttgtagtatgtatgtatgtatgtatgtatgtatgtatgtatgtatgtatgtatgtatgtatgtattggactgtatgccgcctctctctgtggactcggggcggctcacgacacatcaaaaaacaatacacaataacacatctgaaatccaattaacgTAAATAACTAAATCTAAAGCCATTCTAAAAAAAGCTAAAACattaagtgttcggaaacttcagatcgtgcagaatgcagctgcgagagctatcatgggccttcctaaatatccccatgtcacaccaacactctgcagtctgcattggttgccgatcagtttccggtcacaattcaaagtgttggttatgacctataaagcccttgatggcaccggaccagaatatctccgggaccgccttctgccacacgaatcccagcggccagttaggtcccacagagttggccttctccgggtcccgtcgactaaacagtgtcggttggcgggacccaggggaagagccttctctgtggtggccccgaccctttggaaccaactccccccagatatcagagttgcccctaccctgcttgcctttcgtaagctccttaaaacccacctctgtcgtcaggcatgggggaattgatactttccctccccctaggcttataaaatttatgcatggtatgtcagtatgtatgattggtttctaaattggggtttttaagttAACTtaatagatttgtttacattgtattattgttgctgttagctgccccgagtctgcggagaggggcggcatacaaatctgatagatagatagataaattaattaattaattaattaattaatttggtgTGTTTCTTTATTCTAGTTGCAGGCAGCCCTATATGATATTCATGATATTTTCTTCAAAATGGAGGCGGGCGAGAGGATGAGCATCTTGCGTCAGGATCGAGAAATTCGCAAAGAGAAAATGCTTCGGCAGCTGGTGCGTTGCGGCCACCCGTCCCTTACA contains:
- the CCP110 gene encoding centriolar coiled-coil protein of 110 kDa isoform X6 produces the protein MSNCIMMEEYEKFCKKHLARIQGEFMENGMSPVVQRRNVSVIRFNGVPILSPLLTLEKKKELQQDRQKALDLERWRQNSKQRLLLTRVEEIMANVQMKKMSGQSHLDQSEKENIHLNLESEVLNDSATDPCSVSPNSTAFGQRLESKETPEVKPMDNQGAADGNPFEGTEQFIPPPPNPTETSNSPLEKRTGSEGPFSSLPNTPPSNEIVKKDSTDSGLGAGEGPDPYVMSLQNLLKKSREYIQREQTRRSLRSSSKRNGSGSHPDKENSAVKMNELGKERGKLTGRNTPVPSPEKSVLIKPSPPQPSSTSKNHASGVTSPSFSKVDIPMRSGTPPILDSDSDEEFKHVSLFAKDSILRSFTGSYSKLPSPESSLSPTMHRRRPRPSSVGHIVITNPVNAYELSPKAKGRAADFILQEAGGRPAGSDPVPNLSADLLPQCPREAQAFDKSSSDTFNELVVGKHHKACLLPSGQQEGGSFLALPTVEGESTLEKVASSSSFLANLSPRWEASSALLTQIPAETESPPDKVRGSVVVELNKSYDVQHPSPLLMQAKMQSKPPLDNPDATFRDEQVLESGLEKVKRRLELEGDAVQKENTLWVLSAEANAPEKRQPHDQKYPGRAGLKAKNETPAQCPRDEEALRQKMWALAELRQKLEEQHAQQLSLLIAEQEREQERLQKEIEEQAWRLKEEKNTSESGIPPIDIGNGVALEWRKITDTNLLESVLNRVEAAHSTSLENEGFVNTGSPFYLWEQPSNGKLVSASRSTSRSKMRWSQVYSPAMKRRFNKISALAKGFLTRRLLQTEKLRHLRQTVHDTMEFIKSFQSEALLKRGSLPTQDANLQERVVAQLQAALYDIHDIFFKMEAGERMSILRQDREIRKEKMLRQLDKAKSPRDRVTLSTATQKSLDRKKAAEMGIPNKKAVGKPKIIENRVLQPNQGQNAPIQRLLSRQGSICGKNPKKEAKCCDNLRRQHSLG
- the CCP110 gene encoding centriolar coiled-coil protein of 110 kDa isoform X2, producing the protein MSNCIMMEEYEKFCKKHLARIQGEFMENGMSPVVQRRNVSVIRFNGVPILSPLLTLEKKKELQQDRQKALDLERWRQNSKQRLLLTRVEEIMANVQMKKMSGQSHLDQSEKENIHLNLESEVLNDSATDPCSVSPNSTAFGQRLESKETPEVKPMDNQGAADGNPFEGTEQFIPPPPNPTETSNSPLEKRTGSEGPFSSLPNTPPSNEIVKKDSTDSGLGAGEGPDPYVMSLQNLLKKSREYIQREQTRRSLRSSSKRNGSGSHPDKENSAVKMNELGKERGKLTGRNTPVPSPEKSVLIKPSPPQPSSTSKNHASGVTSPSFSKVDIPMRSGTPPILDSDSDEEFKHVSLFAKDSILRSFTGSYSKLPSPESSLSPTMHRRRPRPSSVGHIVITNPVNAYELSPKAKGRAADFILQEAGGRPAGSDPVPNLSADLLPQCPREAQAFDKSSSDTFNELVVGKHHKACLLPSGQQEGGSFLALPTVEGESTLEKVASSSSFLANLSPRWEASSALLTQIPAETESPPDKVRGSVVVELNKSYDVQHPSPLLMQAKMQSKPPLDNPDATFRDEQVLESGLEKVKRRLELEGDAVQKENTLWVLSAEANAPEKRQPHDQKYPGRAGLKAKNETPAQCPRDEEALRQKMWALAELRQKLEEQHAQQLSLLIAEQEREQERLQKEIEEQAWRLKEEKNTSESGIPPIDIGNGVALEWRKITDTNLLESVLNRVEAAHSTSLENEGFVNTGSPFYLWEQPSNGKLVSASRSTSRSKMRWSQVYSPAMKRRFNKISALAKGFLTRRLLQTEKLRHLRQTVHDTMEFIKSFQSEALLKRGSLPTQDANLQERVVAQLQAALYDIHDIFFKMEAGERMSILRQDREIRKEKMLRQLDKAKSPRDRVTLSTATQKSLDRKKAAEMGIPNKKAVGKPKIIENRVLQPNQGQNAPIQRLLSRQGTSKASVKGAEQNRKKPSDHRVPSKAFSGVSVGRIPRKKPNVATT